Proteins co-encoded in one Patescibacteria group bacterium genomic window:
- a CDS encoding HAMP domain-containing histidine kinase — protein MENTILKNVCEQFNFSKQCQKYNLSIWQCPSFLTFLTGIVTLIVTISTYVVAIKYASPEIVALIVLAMAAVLMIFNYLIVQGFERLVEANRLKTEFVSIASHQLRTPLTGIKWTINLMKNETTFPLTGEQNRKLEMIEENNQRMINLVNDLLNISRVEQGRLNMEPGPVHLEKIIQDLVKEYKEFSKANNVKLFFTFKKNLKPAFTDRQGIELVLRNLMDNAIRYTKGGGDVKIRLTEKGNFIRYEIQDQGVGIPKDDQKRIFQKFFRSQNVMKYQTQGTGLGLFIAKSIINASKGKMGFKSQENKGTTFWFELPIVNKKQIKQNANL, from the coding sequence ATGGAAAATACAATTTTAAAAAATGTTTGCGAGCAATTTAATTTCTCCAAACAGTGTCAAAAATATAATTTAAGCATTTGGCAATGTCCCAGTTTTTTAACTTTTCTAACAGGTATAGTAACTTTAATTGTCACAATTAGCACTTATGTTGTCGCGATCAAATATGCCAGCCCCGAGATTGTCGCTTTGATTGTTCTCGCCATGGCCGCCGTCCTAATGATCTTCAACTATTTGATTGTTCAGGGATTTGAAAGATTGGTTGAGGCCAACCGATTAAAAACAGAATTTGTCAGCATCGCTTCACATCAATTAAGAACGCCATTGACGGGCATTAAGTGGACAATTAACTTAATGAAGAATGAGACGACATTTCCTTTGACAGGCGAGCAAAACAGAAAATTGGAAATGATTGAAGAAAACAATCAGCGGATGATAAACTTGGTCAACGATCTCCTTAATATCTCTCGCGTTGAACAGGGACGGTTGAATATGGAGCCAGGACCCGTTCATTTAGAAAAAATTATTCAGGATTTAGTTAAGGAATATAAAGAATTTTCAAAAGCCAACAATGTTAAATTGTTTTTCACATTTAAAAAAAATTTAAAGCCCGCTTTTACCGACCGCCAAGGGATAGAATTAGTTTTACGAAATTTAATGGATAACGCGATTAGATACACCAAAGGGGGAGGAGATGTAAAAATCCGACTAACCGAAAAAGGAAATTTTATTAGATACGAAATTCAAGACCAAGGGGTGGGAATTCCTAAAGATGACCAAAAAAGAATTTTTCAAAAATTCTTCCGAAGCCAAAATGTTATGAAGTATCAAACCCAGGGAACGGGATTGGGCCTTTTTATCGCAAAATCCATCATTAACGCCTCAAAGGGGAAAATGGGATTTAAGAGTCAAGAAAATAAAGGAACAACTTTTTGGTTTGAATTGCCAATTGTAAACAAAAAACAAATTAAACAAAATGCGAATTTATGA
- a CDS encoding type II toxin-antitoxin system HicB family antitoxin produces MLTGYISQKLNKAQYKILEDGVYFGEIPGLKGVWASEKNLEECRETLREVLEEWLILKLQDGDKIPDFPKAKAAHRSPILRHA; encoded by the coding sequence ATGCTTACAGGATATATTTCACAAAAACTAAATAAAGCGCAATATAAGATTTTAGAAGACGGGGTTTATTTTGGAGAAATTCCAGGACTAAAAGGCGTCTGGGCTTCAGAGAAAAACTTAGAAGAATGCCGCGAAACCCTCCGTGAGGTATTGGAAGAGTGGTTGATTTTGAAATTGCAAGACGGAGATAAAATTCCAGATTTTCCAAAAGCAAAAGCTGCTCATAGATCTCCTATTTTAAGACATGCCTAA
- a CDS encoding type II toxin-antitoxin system HicA family toxin: MPKNISWRKLVKNFRKLGFDGPYSGGKHQFMAKDSLKVHIPSKHQGDISAGLVSEILRQAGINKKEWDKF; the protein is encoded by the coding sequence ATGCCTAAAAATATCTCCTGGAGAAAATTAGTTAAGAATTTCAGGAAACTTGGTTTTGACGGTCCATACAGCGGCGGCAAACATCAGTTTATGGCAAAAGATTCTTTAAAAGTTCATATCCCATCTAAACATCAAGGCGATATCAGCGCGGGATTAGTCAGTGAAATTCTCCGTCAAGCAGGAATAAATAAAAAAGAATGGGATAAATTTTAA